CTGGTATTTGTTTGAATGTAAATCCGGCACGCCCCGGGGCCGCGTATGGTTACGTGGATATGGGTGGCTGGGTAGGAGGGCAGGCTGAGTATGTAATGGTACCTTATGCGGATTTTAATTTGCTCAAATTCCCCGACAAGGATCAGGGAATGGCTTACATTAAGGACCTTACCCTGCTATCTGATATTTTCCCGACCGGTTACCACGGCGCAGTAACTGCGGGTGTAGGTCCGGGATCGATCGTGTATGTGGCCGGTGCCGGCCCGGTGGGACTGGCCTGCGCGGCTTCCTGTCATCTGCTTGGAGCGGCTGTGGTGATTGTGGGGGATATGATAAAGGAAAGACTCGATCAGGCGAAAAGCTTTGGTTGTGAAGTGATTGACCTGACCAAAGATACACCGCTTGAGCAAGCCATTGAAGCCATCATCGGTGTGCCGGAAGTAGATTGTTTTGTAGACTGCGTGGGTTTTGAAGCCAGGGGTCACGGTGCTCATGCAGCAGAAGAGCGACCAGCAACGGTGCTCAATACTGCCATGGCAGTTACCCGTGCCGGTGGCGCGATCGGTATTCCCGGACTTTACGTAACAGGAGACCCAGGGGCCAAAGATAAAGCGGCCCAGGAAGGAAGCCTAAGCATTCGGATTGGACTGGGTTGGGCTAAATCGCACTCTTTTTATACAGGACAATGTCCCGTTATGAAGTACCACCGCCAGCTCATGAATGCCATTTTGTATGACAAAATCAAAATCGCCAAGGCTGTTAACGTGGAAGTAATCAGTTTGCAAGACGCTCCACGAGGTTATCAGGATTTCGATAAAGGCGCCGCCAAGAAGTTTGTAATCGATCCGCACGGGATGATTGCGTAAAGATGATTGTCAGCCTGATCGGACCTGTTCGGTCAGGCTGATTGTTTTATCAAATTTAAAAACTAATCCCTGCCGTAACTTGTATCGCCCTGGTTTTCAATCCTTCATAATAGGGGCCGTCTGCCAGGTAACCCTTCATTTCGTAGCTACTTAAACCCTCCTGCAACCTTACGGAAATCGGGATGGTTACTTTCCAAACATCAATTTCGACACCGGCTGCGGCAGTCAGTACAATCGGGTCTTTGTTAACTTCTGATTGAAGATTGGTGGTATAGTCGCTGTTGCTGCAACCTGCAAAACCGCAGATGTAGCCGTACTCTCGGATCGTTAAAGCTTTGCGGAACCGGAGCGTAGGGCCAATTTCAGCAAAGGGCCTAATCCTGCCAGAGGTAAAAGTGTACCTGGCAAGCAGTGGCAAATGAAATGCTTCCCATCGCCAGGTAGTTTCGCGATAGAACTGCGTATTGGCGCCCTCGGCAGTGAAATGCCGAAAAGTATTGAAACTGGGTTGCAAATGCAGGGAGAAACCTTGTGGCTGTTTCGAGAACGCATACCTGATGTCCAGACCGGCTGTAATGCCCGAGATATCGGCGAGCTTGTCGTCAGTATATATTTTCCCAAAAAGCTGCGGCCCGGCATAAATTCCTACGCCAAACCTCTTGAATTTATGAGAATTCTGAGCCTGAACAGAACCTGCGATGAGCAGAAGCGTGAGGGAAAAGAGTAATGGATTTTTCATAAATGATGAGAACGAGTTAGTTCTATCATGACAACAAGCTGGCCGAAAAAGTTGGAATGAGCTTGCCGAAGATAAGCAAGCTTATCTACAAAGCCGAGTGCCGCATAGCGGATAAGTCGCCCTGACTTTTTGTTTTTTCGATAATATCATCGATAGCCAGTATGGAGCTTCGGGAAGCGTCGCTTGAACTATTATGTACAAATTGGCCTTGTCTGCCAACCATATATACACCCTCATCCTGCATGCATTGCTTGAAATTGGTAATTCTGCTTCTATCAAATCCCATGTCGAAAACAGGATAGGCATTTCGCGTAACGTGGTGACCCACAAGTTTTGCGTGTTGGAAGTTATCCTCCCACTTTGTTGCAACAAATGTACTCTTAAAGTCTTGATCCAACAGATGCGCTGTTTCGCTCTCGGACTGGGTGAGTTCAGGCAGCGACTCAACTACAAAATAGTGACGCAGTTCGCAATCTCCACTTTTGTTTCTATTGTAATAATTGGAGTGAAAAGTAGCGCGTTTCCATCTTCCCCGATGTGTGAAATTGAATAATACAAAGCAGTCTTTCATGATTTCAAATGGGACTTCATAGAACAAACTGCACAGAGGCCTATATTTTAAATCTAAATCCAATGAAATCCCTGACATAGAAGCGGTGGTCATAAGAGGTTGCGACGAAAATAGATAGTCATAGGAAATGGTCAGTCCAGATCCTGTTTCGATTGTCTTCTCACGCAGATTAATTCGTTCAACATTCTCCCTTAAGATTATCTCGCATTTAAGTTCTTGTAATTGGGCTTGAATAAATTGGTACATGCTTTCAAAGCCGGACTCTGGGCGCGCCCAGGTTTCTCGAAGGATTTCATATTTTTTGAAATAATTCAGGTCGCCTTTTGAGAGAGCGTCGAGCATATTTTTAATCGTAAATTTTGAAATAACGCTTTCAAGCCGGTGGTAAGCAAATTCGGTGTCTAGAAGCTTAGGGTCAAGTCCATACAGCCGTTCAAGGTAAAAATGAAGTCCAGTCTTTTTGAAAAAGGGACCCATATAATATGTCATCACATCCGACACATTTTTACAGGTGGAGATCGGCTTTGAAATCCTGCGGTAGAAAACGCGAAAGAAATCGGCAGCAGTATCTAGGTAACCATTTTCCTGGATATAGCTTTTTAGCGTCAGGGGATAATGATCCAGATTGTGCTGATTAGTGAGGGCGAAATGTTTGCTGCTCTCTGCATAAACGAGTATTTGAGCCAGACCAGGAAAAAGCCTCAATATATTATGATGCTGCCAAAAGAAAAATGCACCCAGATCGAAATGCAGGCCATCTATCTCGACGTCCTTATGAAGTCCTCCCAGCGTTCCTGAGCTCTCTATGAGCGTCACATCCAGAAATCCCTTTTGCAAAGCATAGGCGGCAGCTGAAACACCCGCAGCGCCGCCGCCGATGATCACAATTTTCTTGCGCTGATATGACATAGAAATTAGGAAAATGCAGTATAGAGATGTCGCATAAGTGTGCCATAAAGGTTACAACTTAGAAGCGGGTTAATACTTCGTTCTACTGGATAGGTGAAAGATGGGTGACTTATCAAAGCCACTTAAACGGATCTTCCGAGGCAATGTGCGTTACCTTCAGATCTGACAGCTTGGGTTGAAGCCATTCTGCAAAGTATTCCATGCCGGGTTCCTCGCTGACAGAATGCCCCAGGATAATCAATGCTGTTTTGCCTCCTAGTAATCTACTGTCTCGGATATATTCGGCTGTTTCCCATTCGGAGACTTCTCCTACAATCAGTACATCGGGATTTTCGGCTTCTACTTTTGCTACGTGGCGTGTGCCGCCCCAGGCTCCTGGCATGAGTACGACTTTGGCGCATGGCTGGTCAAGCTCGCCAATTACCCGTAACTGTTTAATGTCCAATGATTTTTTTAAATGCTTCACCAGGTCGCCCAATGCGACGGAAGGTATGGTGAGTACTTCCGAACCGGTTTTGTAGTAGGATAGCCAATTGGCTTTTTTCGCAACACCGTAACTGACTGCATCTGGTTTTAATGAATGGCAATAGTCGTGAAACCGCCAGACGGCGATTTGATGCTTTTCGAGCAGCTCCTGCTTTTTCTTAACAACCTGATTGTTTTTGACCCAGTCGGGTTTATCAAGATGGTTGTAAAACGTAGGCTCATGGGCGATAATGAAGTTGGCATTGCGTTTTGCCGCCTCCTTGATCACTGCCACGGTCGCAAACATGGTCGTTACAATACCAGTAACGGTCTGTCCCGCCTTGCCGGACTTCAATGTGTCTACTGTGTCACTGATCGGTGAAAGGTTACCGTCTTTCATAACCAGATCCATTACCTGCTGCACTGTCCAGGTCTTTTTGATCGTGTTTGAAGTTTTACCCCATGACAAATCCGGCGAGAATAGAGCCAGTCCAGCAGAGGCTTTGAGTGAATGAAGAAGAAAGTTTCTTCTTGGTTGAATATGGGAAAACAGGAGCTTGTTGTTCATGATGAGTGATTAACCTTTTGTGAAAAGACATTGGAAATATCCATGCGGCTTTTCACAAAAGGTAATATTGGAGGAACATTACTGCAACAAATGAACCACCCAAAAAGAAATCTATTCATTCATGGCAAAGCTAGCCAATGACTCATTCACTTTTCAATGACTTCGCCGGGTTCATCAATGCAGCTTTGATCGCCTGCGAGCTAACGGTTGCAAAAGCGATAATAACCGCTAGTAGTCCGGCTAGCACAAACATCCACCACTCAATGTCAATGCGGTAGGCAAAATCATTCAACCACTGACTTACAGCATACCAAGCGATCGGCGAGCCTATGAGGATGGAAATCAGCACTAGTTTGAGAAAATCCTGCGATAATAATGCTACAATGCTGCTCACCGTTGCCCCGAGCACTTTTCGTACGCCAATTTCTTTGGTTCGCTGGGCAATGGTGTAGGATGACAACCCGAAAATCCCTAGCGAAGCGATCATGACTGCCAGTA
The genomic region above belongs to Dyadobacter pollutisoli and contains:
- the fdhA gene encoding formaldehyde dehydrogenase, glutathione-independent codes for the protein MCQNHGVAYIKPGEVEIQEIEYPKLALGNRKCEHGVILKIVSTNICGSDQHMVRGRTTAPAGLVLGHEITGIVLEAGKDVEFIKVGDLVSVPFNIACGRCRNCKEGRTGICLNVNPARPGAAYGYVDMGGWVGGQAEYVMVPYADFNLLKFPDKDQGMAYIKDLTLLSDIFPTGYHGAVTAGVGPGSIVYVAGAGPVGLACAASCHLLGAAVVIVGDMIKERLDQAKSFGCEVIDLTKDTPLEQAIEAIIGVPEVDCFVDCVGFEARGHGAHAAEERPATVLNTAMAVTRAGGAIGIPGLYVTGDPGAKDKAAQEGSLSIRIGLGWAKSHSFYTGQCPVMKYHRQLMNAILYDKIKIAKAVNVEVISLQDAPRGYQDFDKGAAKKFVIDPHGMIA
- a CDS encoding outer membrane beta-barrel protein, which encodes MKNPLLFSLTLLLIAGSVQAQNSHKFKRFGVGIYAGPQLFGKIYTDDKLADISGITAGLDIRYAFSKQPQGFSLHLQPSFNTFRHFTAEGANTQFYRETTWRWEAFHLPLLARYTFTSGRIRPFAEIGPTLRFRKALTIREYGYICGFAGCSNSDYTTNLQSEVNKDPIVLTAAAGVEIDVWKVTIPISVRLQEGLSSYEMKGYLADGPYYEGLKTRAIQVTAGISF
- a CDS encoding Nif3-like dinuclear metal center hexameric protein produces the protein MNNKLLFSHIQPRRNFLLHSLKASAGLALFSPDLSWGKTSNTIKKTWTVQQVMDLVMKDGNLSPISDTVDTLKSGKAGQTVTGIVTTMFATVAVIKEAAKRNANFIIAHEPTFYNHLDKPDWVKNNQVVKKKQELLEKHQIAVWRFHDYCHSLKPDAVSYGVAKKANWLSYYKTGSEVLTIPSVALGDLVKHLKKSLDIKQLRVIGELDQPCAKVVLMPGAWGGTRHVAKVEAENPDVLIVGEVSEWETAEYIRDSRLLGGKTALIILGHSVSEEPGMEYFAEWLQPKLSDLKVTHIASEDPFKWL
- a CDS encoding NAD(P)-binding protein, translated to MSYQRKKIVIIGGGAAGVSAAAYALQKGFLDVTLIESSGTLGGLHKDVEIDGLHFDLGAFFFWQHHNILRLFPGLAQILVYAESSKHFALTNQHNLDHYPLTLKSYIQENGYLDTAADFFRVFYRRISKPISTCKNVSDVMTYYMGPFFKKTGLHFYLERLYGLDPKLLDTEFAYHRLESVISKFTIKNMLDALSKGDLNYFKKYEILRETWARPESGFESMYQFIQAQLQELKCEIILRENVERINLREKTIETGSGLTISYDYLFSSQPLMTTASMSGISLDLDLKYRPLCSLFYEVPFEIMKDCFVLFNFTHRGRWKRATFHSNYYNRNKSGDCELRHYFVVESLPELTQSESETAHLLDQDFKSTFVATKWEDNFQHAKLVGHHVTRNAYPVFDMGFDRSRITNFKQCMQDEGVYMVGRQGQFVHNSSSDASRSSILAIDDIIEKTKSQGDLSAMRHSAL